Proteins from one Pseudomonadota bacterium genomic window:
- a CDS encoding nucleotidyl transferase AbiEii/AbiGii toxin family protein, translating into MHQIEQDLVVCRALVEIFSQPGLADKLAFRGGTALFKLFLSPVRYSDDIDLVQVKPGPIGELLDGLRKALNPWLGTPKWKQTEGRVTFRYRFPSEDGLLLTLKIEINTREHFTVYGVQRIPFQLDSRWFTGSAGITTYSLNELLGTKMRALYQRKKGRDLFDLWYAFLESDQIPVSSQVVSVFLQYMEHGGHQISRAMFEQNLFEKKDDAQFRKDIEPLLVADNTWNFDQAFAYVIENLIVLIPGDHWRGGKI; encoded by the coding sequence GTGCATCAGATTGAGCAGGATCTGGTTGTTTGTCGGGCTTTGGTTGAAATTTTTTCACAACCAGGTCTTGCCGATAAGTTGGCCTTTCGCGGCGGAACTGCCCTTTTTAAATTATTTCTTTCTCCGGTTCGATATTCAGATGATATTGACCTTGTGCAGGTAAAGCCTGGTCCGATTGGTGAATTACTGGATGGCCTTCGCAAAGCACTGAATCCCTGGTTGGGAACGCCAAAATGGAAACAAACCGAGGGCCGGGTAACTTTTCGTTATCGTTTTCCGTCAGAAGATGGTTTATTGTTGACTTTGAAAATAGAAATTAATACCAGGGAACACTTTACCGTATATGGTGTACAGAGAATTCCTTTCCAACTGGATTCTCGTTGGTTTACAGGTTCGGCAGGAATCACAACCTACAGCCTGAATGAATTGCTCGGTACTAAAATGCGGGCACTTTACCAGCGTAAAAAAGGACGTGATCTTTTCGATCTTTGGTACGCATTTCTTGAATCGGACCAAATTCCCGTGTCCAGTCAGGTGGTCTCGGTTTTTCTACAGTACATGGAACATGGTGGTCACCAAATCAGCCGGGCAATGTTTGAGCAAAACCTTTTTGAGAAAAAAGATGATGCTCAGTTCAGGAAAGATATAGAACCGCTACTGGTCGCCGACAACACTTGGAACTTTGACCAGGCTTTCGCCTATGTCATAGAAAATCTGATCGTCCTTATCCCCGGTGATCATTGGCGAGGCGGTAAAATATAA
- a CDS encoding type IV toxin-antitoxin system AbiEi family antitoxin has translation MPTIDYIFDLMAQGRYTFTVNEIADVLQISLTAARAALRRLRKKGIIATPYRGFWVVVPAEYRNFSCLPPDQFIPQLMEHLGEPYYVGLLSAAEYYGAAHQRPQIFQIVLNKHRSSLECGRIRVGFIARKSLASLPTIPRKTQRGFIQVSTPEVTAFDLVGYPEHAAGLDNVATILIQLAEHLGRDEIVAAAKLSPMAWAQRLGYLLNLVGESGKAEKLAEHIRQKDPVPTPLFRAKPFKGAAKDPLWQIMINGEVEVEV, from the coding sequence ATGCCTACTATTGACTATATTTTCGATCTGATGGCGCAAGGACGCTACACCTTCACGGTTAATGAGATTGCAGATGTTTTGCAGATTTCTCTCACGGCCGCCCGGGCCGCACTCCGGAGGTTACGCAAAAAAGGTATAATAGCAACGCCTTATCGGGGGTTTTGGGTTGTTGTACCGGCCGAATACAGAAATTTTTCGTGTCTACCTCCGGATCAGTTTATTCCTCAACTGATGGAACATCTGGGGGAACCATACTACGTTGGTTTATTGAGTGCGGCGGAATATTATGGAGCTGCGCACCAGCGGCCCCAGATTTTTCAAATTGTTCTCAATAAGCACCGATCATCTCTAGAGTGTGGCAGGATTCGAGTAGGGTTCATTGCACGAAAAAGCTTAGCTTCTCTTCCGACAATTCCCAGAAAAACCCAACGTGGATTTATCCAGGTATCGACGCCGGAAGTGACGGCCTTTGATCTGGTGGGCTACCCTGAGCATGCTGCAGGTCTTGATAATGTTGCGACCATCCTGATTCAATTGGCAGAACATTTAGGTAGAGATGAAATTGTTGCAGCTGCAAAGTTATCGCCAATGGCCTGGGCGCAACGGTTGGGGTATTTATTGAATCTTGTTGGAGAAAGTGGCAAAGCTGAAAAATTAGCTGAACACATCCGGCAAAAAGATCCCGTACCAACCCCGTTGTTCAGAGCCAAGCCATTCAAAGGAGCAGCCAAAGATCCTCTATGGCAGATTATGATTAATGGTGAAGTTGAGGTTGAGGTTTGA